From the genome of Clavelina lepadiformis chromosome 2, kaClaLepa1.1, whole genome shotgun sequence:
CATACGAAAGCAACTTGAAATAAACGTTTATGATATGTTATTTCACACATCCAATAATGTAAGGCTTATAAACACATCAATTGCGAGCAATACATGAAAATAAATGGTAACAAAGGCTTTGCATTTCTTATTTTATCTGTTTACAGGGAAAATAGTGTTATTGCTTTTTTCGACCATTATATGCAATACATGTATGCCTGCTACTGTATGTTTATTCTCTCAGTTTTTTCTAATGGATGTTATGCGTTGCTTATTACCGTTTTTGGTTGTCTGAATACCTAATTAAGCATGATCAGTTCTATTGTCTCAGTGCATCCAATGTGCAAGCCAAGCAAAACCTAAGTTCATCCTGAATTTCGGTTCATAGGTTTTTAAACTTGTCTGCTGGCGGCGACTTAGTTGATTGACGCTCATGGCTGAAGTCTAAACTTACATGAGATGGGTTTTTAACCACTACCTTTAATGACCTCTAACTTATTTTGGAGTGAGATCACTGGTGTATAGGACAAGTCATTTGTCCTGAACATTGCTGCAAAGTGTTTGTCACAACTTTGACATTTTATTCTTAGTATGCTGAGCCAACCTGCTCTTTCACCTCTCAACAATGTCCGTGTTAAGTTAATATGTATTATATGACTGAACTGGAACAAGATTATTGGGAAAAGCTCTTATCTTTAATTGTTAATTTCTTAAGGGAGTGTGATGTGTGTAGTTCATGTAAATAGTTACAAAAACACTTTCACAGTCATGATTATTTTATGTACATAACTCCTGATATTTATTAAACACAGTGTGTCAGTATCCATTTAAGCAATCTAGTAAACtttgatattttgttacatttgatGCGTGGCTTTCTCATTTCAAACACTTATCCATATCCTAGTATTTATGTCACATGGCCACTATTAACTCACTGGATCATTATTCTGCCGCCTTGTGATTCACATCTGAATATTtgtatatttcatatttttgtcaGTTTGATGGGGTTGAACCAACAGAAATATTATCACAATGCAAGGGAAGTAGAATGGATCCGAAAATGTCTCCTGAAAATCCTAAAGTTGTGGCATTTATCCATGAAAATGATATTTGGGTTACACACACAGAAAGTCACATGGAGAAAAGATTGACATACTCACATAAAGGTGGTACATTATCCAGTGAAgtgttgaattatttttttaaacttaagcTCTGTTTTGTAACAGTTAAATAATGTCCGAACCGACCTGTAGTAAACTTATAATTATCGCTAATTATGATTTTCAGCTTgcaaaaacagtattgatgaCACTTTTTCAAGTGGAATAGCATCATACATTGTGCAGGAAGAGTTTGATAGATATACTGGATACTGGTGGCAACCCAACAATCCCCCAGGtaatataaaatcaaaagcaatactgctaaaatttatttaataaatatacagtataatacaattactattacaaaattaaaaattattacaatgaattaattattGGTTACACTATTATGAGTTTAGATAAGCATCGGATTCTGTATGAACTGGTGGATGAAAGTGATGTGGAAGTGTTACACATCACCAATCCTCTTGCTCAGCCTGGCATAGATTCCTACAGATACCCTAAAGCAGGTAATCTGCATCGCTGCAATTTATTTCATgtatattttaatgaaaatgatAAACCTGCCACGATGGTAATCCATAATGTTTGCTATGGCATATATATAATGAATTCATTTGTAATTATGTATACATACTATTTAAAGTAAAGTCGtgttgtaaacaaacaatctgCCAAGATAGGAATCGAGAATGTTTTTTATGGCATATAATATCTAATGATTTCATATGTGATTATGTATACGTACTATTTTCGGTTAATGTTTGTAGGGACTCCAAATGCCAAGGTGTCTTTACGATTACTTGATTTCTCCACCACCAAAGATGGACAGGTACTACTTCTTTTACTAAAAGACGCTAGAACATTACAGAAATTTTTCAAGATGTGAACGTAAATGAACAGTTTTTCGTGTTATAGATTTGTGATGTGGTTACATGGAAATTATCTGAGTCACTTCATGACATGTTTCCGTGGATGGAGTACATTGTGAGAATTGACTGGCTTCCTAGTGGAAAGGGGTTTGTTTAGACTTTACAACATATCTGTCAAATCCATAAGCTTAGTCTTCTTTGTTGtcattaaattgttttcaatatgttatattactaaatttattgtatatgtactaaattatttttatgctggGTTTTAGAATTTGGGCTCAGTTACTGGACAGGCTTCAGCAAAAAAGTATAATTGTGTACATACCGTTATCACAATTTGATCGTGTTGTGCCAAGCAATACACCAGATGATACCATATCTTGTCGAAATGGCAACGACGTTGAGATGAGTGCAGTAGATGATTGTGGTTCAAGCAGCACTTTACATTCATCATCAATTAGCCAAAATTCTGTGAAGATTCTTTATGAAGAAACCTCATCAGTTTGGATAAATGTGAGATATTTGCGAGTTGTATGCTTTTTTGGAAACTGGTCCTTTTCATGTGGCAAATTATATACCTGAGCTTTTTATGCTGTTGAGTATGGTATATTACTTATGCTGTGTGAGTATTCctagtttgaaaaaattgataaGCTCAGTTACAACCTTTCTATGAATTTTATGGAATTTGACACGAGATTCCAACATTTTATACTCAACATAATGTGCCTAATGATTTATCGTAGGTTCTGTCTCTTCATTTGGGATATCCTTATTACAACTGTTTGCATATTTTGAGTAATTCTCGATTACTAAATTTCAGATACAGAATCTCAAACCAGAATTTCAAATAAGTATTGACAAAATAATGATCTTAGGTATATTGAACTCttataaaaccaaaatatgGGGCATCATTAATTGAATTTGAATGCCAAACCAAGTTATCAAAATACAGTAAATTCGTGTTGCAAACaaccaacttgttttttgtaaacttttcaCCAATTTATGAAGAGAATCAAACCACTTTATAACCTTTTACATCTTTGTATAGAAATAAATTATGGGCTTATAGTATAACTAAATACATGTATGTGGTAATATATGTATTAACTAAAAGATGGTTTGAGAGTTTTGCATTTAATATAATAACGTTAATTACTTGCAGTCTCTAACTAAAAGTTACCTTTCTATTATTAAAATGAATAAGCTATAAAGTACAATCTACCACACCCTAACTGAGCTATCAACAAATCGGATTAAAATATTGATCAAATTGTGGTTacaattgtacaaaattaaaaaaaattgtttcaggGCCCTGGCAATTAATGTTAATATGACGGCCAATTAATactttgttacaaaataacTGCTAAGGATGGTATGTGTGTTATTAATTTGatttatgtcaaaataaagtttacAAATGTATGGTGAAACCTGGCAAGTGGccaaataattattttttgcttggaAATAAACTTTCTGCTAACACTGCAGGTTCATGACACATTTTACTTTTTCCAAAACAATCCAATTGATGAGGTCAATTTTATCTGGGCTAGTGAGCAAACTGGCCATCGACATCTTTATCTAATTAATTGTTATCTGAAACGAGCAAATTGTTCAAAACGACTTAGTACTGGAGATTTGGTTGCAGGTAATGTCACTTGAGCAATCATAACTATTCATATGTAAATATATTTCTACCAACCTGTCATGATTCGATTTGCACATTTTGTGTGATTTCATTATTGTTAATATAACTACACATAATACGGCTATATAATTATTGAAGTTGCAGaaataaacaacttttcttCAGGTGAATCCAAATATTGCCTTAACACTGTCACTCCGTTAACTTCAGGTGATTGGGAAGTTTTGGAGCAAACTGATTCGGTAAGCAAGTTATTCTGTTTAGTCCAATGGTTTCATAAAACAATCATGATTAGAAAagtttattactttttttagCTGTGGGTGGATGAATCAAATCAGCAAATGTATTTCATGGCACTGAAAGACACACCTTTGGAAAGCCATTTGTATGTTTTTATACCCTTCTAATCATGTTATAATAATTGGGCAACTTTTTCTATTCTTGTCTGTTTTGATCGTCAATAATTTTCATACATAATGTAGGGCTGCATAAAGTAAATATGGCACTGCAACAAACACTTGGCTTTAACCTTTATTCTCACCATTTTGCCAAtcgttaaacatttttaagacTTACGATTTTGAAAGTTGATAGTAATTGTTAGTTTGGAAACTTTTAAGGTACCAAGCATCTTATGCAAATCCGGGATCAACAGTACGCTTAACACATAGTTGTTCATCTCACAATGTAGCAATGAGCAAAGTAAGTGACAAAAATATGCATATTTTATGTATTATCAAAATCATTGTCTCTTTGAAAGACACGTATAAACTACCATGATAAACTCATAATGCAGttacttttatttgaaaataatttcactTGAATGCTTTGCAGAATTGCCAGCAATTTATCACTGTATCAAGCAGTATAAATGAGTTGTACACCGTCAAGGTATATAATCTCTCACCTCGCCCTATAGCTGTTGTCAACATGATGGAGCCAAGTATGGTATTTGTGACTAACTAAAATattgaagaatattttgattgtATATAGAACTTTCTTGATACTTTAGTCAATGATTCATAATCGTTATTTATGTAGGTATTTCTCCGGAATATGTTCCTCCAGAGCTTTTTTCTTTCACGAATAGTTCTGGTGATTTAATTCATGGAATTTATTACAAACCGCGTGACATTATACCAGAGAAGAAATACCCTACGGTCTTATTCGTATACGGTGGCCCTCACGTAAGTTGCTCATTTCTTCTACCTCTCGACTTGTCTAGCTGGATGCAAGGCCTTATTCTCAAAAGAATCTTCTAACAACAGCTATAATATGCTAATCTATGTAAAAAGTGGTTCGACTATGCTTTTTCTGAAgaaattcattttcatttttgtctaTTTTAACAGCATTATACGGAGCCTTAAGGATGTACGTTGTAGCATAattcagtggttcccaaagtaTGGCTCGCGACCCAAACAAGGGTCTCGAAGGCCAAAAAAAGGGTCGTGTTAAGTGGACCATACTACCACCGCTTGTCTGTATTTGTCTGTAGCGCAGGTACTTAAGAAAGGGGTAAATTGCTGACATTGAAAACGAACTTGGCAAGTTACTGCCAAAAATCATCTATACAATGgttattttatgtgttaaaATGTGCTATTTGAGGCATAGGTGGTGAAATGTTCATCAAACTCGGGTTTGGGTcgtgtttaaaaaattttgggaaccactgacaTAATGAGTCCTAAGAACAAATTCTCGAAATATCATGTTTTGTAAAACAGGATTCAGTTTCCTGTGAATAGTAAAGTGTTTTTTGTCTACAAGACATTTTTAACTATATTCCTAATTCATCTAATCCCAAATGGTTAGGAATTTTGTCGTATTGTGTTGGTTTGACAATTGTGATCTTACTTGAATCCACCATTAGTTTTTTAGTTCCATTTTAGACATCAAAGAAAATTACTTCAAGAACTtgaataagttttaaaactactcCACAGTTAAATACGATCCAAGAAATCTTGAATAATAATTGCATATTCTGTATTGTACTTTCCCAGCCATACACAACATTATTGCTTCTTAGGTACAGTTGGTGTCAAATTCCTTTAAAGGTTTGAGATATCAGCGGCTTTACACACTTTCATCCCTTGGATATGTTGTTATTGCAATCGATGGACGTGGATCAACACACAGGGGCTTACAGTTCGAAGGTCATCTGAAACACAAAATGGTAAACGTTTCAGCATTGTTTCCTTCAGTTTTGGAATATGTGGTTAAACAGATTAGTGCATTATGCGTGCATGAGATATACACACTCATGACTGATTGTATCTGCGGAATGCAAGATATAGTTTGAAGTATTATAGATTTGTTATTATTACCTTGCACAATGGTTCTTTAACTTGTTGAAGGAATGAAGGTACTGAACCTTGCAAGTTTTGCACATGTATTTGCCAAAccttttgttaaaatcttgAAACAAATATCACCCACACACACACTTGCATCCTGATCTCTGCTTAACCCTTGGAATTCAATGGAACACAGTTTAAGAACCATTGATCTTGTATGTAGGTACATATTTGTTAACAACACTTTTCTTTATTGATAGGGGCAGATTGAAATAAATGACCAGGTGGAAGGTATACTGAGTCTAGCCAAAAAGGTTGATTTTATTGATCTGGATCGAGTAGCTATTCATGGATGGTCATATGGTAACCTTGTTTAATAATACAAATATGTAGAATTGCACATACACAATATTCAACTAAATCTTGAGCTCTGAATTTTACCAATCATTCTCAATTTAAACTAACTGTTCACTTTATTTTAGGTGGTTATTTGTCTTTGATGGGACTTGCACAAAGGCCAGATATTTTTAAGGTGTGtagtttgaaaaatatactTCATTTTGTCAGCAATAGCCGTATGTATTGTAATTGGGCCTGTGGAAACTGCGTGGTTAAGTGCTGTCTTTTTACTGCAGTTGTTTTCTTCTAACTAAATTGCCTTATGTAGGTTGCAGTTGCTGGTGCTCCAGTTGTGTGCTGGGAACATTACGATACAGGCTACACTGAAAGATACATGGGAACTCCTCAGTCAAATCCAGATGGTTATTTTGATGGCTCAGTGCTAAATTGTCTGAATAAGTTTCCCAATGAGTGAGTAGTTTCGCTCCGCATATGTCAGGTTCTAGTCTTGTGAAATTTCTGTGGTTACTATTTACACATCAAAGTTCTGTTCGCAGACCGAATCGTTTGCTGATTGTTCATGGACTAATTGACGAAAACGTGCATTTTGTACACACTGCGCATCTAGTGAACGCGTTTGTGAAGCATTGCAAGCCTTATCAACTTCAGGTAAGTTGAGATGCATGCTGCATTTTAGCGCAATTGTTAAGATTAAAGCGCTTGGAACTAAAATTAACACCCTTCCAGTGCTGCACAGAAGTTACTTTTCATTGACgtcttttttaaactttcagatATATCCTGGCGAAAGACACGGTATACGAAGTCCAGACAGCAATGAACATTTCGAAGTGGTCGTTATTTCATTTCTGCAACAgtatttatgatttttattcCCGTTAGTAGTCATCAGCCGCATTGCTCCGTTTTATCAAAGGCTCTGTTGGTGGAATAATGATCAGTTGTAATCGAAAAGAAGTTACTTGACATGTCTTTAATATCTCCCTTTCCAAAAAGATGTGATTAGATTTCATCCTATTTCTATAaggttattatattttaatgaatttcTTAGTTTTTAATTGGGAAAAACAATGCCATGCCAACTTCTTATCCCGTAAGTTGgccgtttattttattttacgcTGGTTCGCTTCAGTAAAAGGATAGTTTTGTTCTTGTCGTGTAATGCTATCGTGGTGTTTCGAAAATTTCttaagcaatttattttgcaaagttttaagttttaaataagCCGTCTCGTATTACTGCTGAACACCACGATACCTCCACAGATTTTACGTAATATACTGGAGGCAGGCTGCACCGTAAGAGAATATTTATTAAAGTTCTATTTCTGTATCCAGAAGTGTTTTCATTCTCTTGTAAATGCTTGTTGCTCGTTCGTGTTGTGCGCATAGCAAACTATTCCCTGTGCTCAAAACTGTTGCGAGTTTTAAATCCCTTTTCTACTCAATCCTAACAGTATGCGGCAGTTACGTAGTTAAGTGACCTTGTATGTCTGTAATTGCATTTTAAGGAACAGTGTTGCCTATCGCGTTTAAGTTCAAAGAAATAATATGTCTCGTAATAGCGGTGTAAAAAATTGACAAGCACATGTTGCTTATCTtgcattaaaatataaataaagtgCTGACACATTATCGCGTTAAATTGGTGGGCTCTTTGATAAGCTGATTCGAGTCGATGCTGTGGTATGGAGCagctattttttgtttgctcgAAATAGTTCTGTAGATGACGTCGTTGTTAAAAAGACCTTTGAGAAATGCGTGTGTTTTCTGATATAATTTCGTATCGCGTTAACTGCTTATTGATCTAGCCAATAGTTTTTAGTTGGTTTATATTGGTTGCGCGTTGTCAATTTTGGCAAAGACTTCTGGACTGATGTGcttcatttttaacaattcaATTTTCTGGTTAGGCCTACACTTACACCTAGGCTAGTGTATAGTGAGGTCAGGCGGGCCAATTGGCCCTTTCCTGCGAATCATTTCATTGTCAGGTCACCATAAATGGGTCATTTAGTTTGACACAGAAGTTAAAAGGTATCGTACAAAAAATACGAATTTATATGTCTAAATCGAGTATATTCCAGCGACGCCGTAGCTTTGGTCTCCATCTGGACGAGATGGAGCCCCTCTATTTGCGTTCTGGTTTGCATAGAAACTCATTTTGAAGTGTATGAAGAACACAAGGTTCAAATTTGAGTGGGGAAGCTTGACACTATAACCTGCATCTGCATGGTTTTACATTCATGTGAAGTCGATACAAATGAAACCAaaatctaaaattttttatttaatctgATTTTTTTAGTTACACCACGTTATTAAcgttaaatgttataaaaacgtccttaaaacaaaaattttgtgaaacgTTTGCAGTAAGTTATTTATATATAGCTACAGAAGTTTAGTCTTTGAGCAGAAAACGTAGAACCTTTCGATTTTTGTACGATTTTAGCTTGCGCTGGAACAAAGGCATTTTGATTAATGTCTGTATAATGTGTGAATTTATGGTGGTGCTGGCAACGGGTCGTTTACTGATTAGGCCTATGTATCTAAGAAGCCGTATATGCTGAAATTTTGCGTTATCcatgattttgttggacgtcTTACGTAATGATTAAGGAAGTGTGTTAGAATTAGACTATTCAGAGGCCAGCATTGCTGGTGTTGTTTTTCAATGCCGGGATTACCCTAGCAAACGGCGCGTTAAAAACTTGCAGGTCGCATGTTTAGGTTACCCTAAAATTCCTAAATTGTAGGTGAAATTTGAGTTTTTTGCCCAAAATTGCAGTCTTAACTTTAACATTCTATTGCAAGAGTTAGAGATATGTGATTTTATAagaatttcatgaaataatagcCTAAGGCATACAAAATTTCAGGGAGCCCCATGCGGGATTTTTcgattaattgcatttttaataatttcacattataataaaataaacaaagcaattagACCTTTTCACAAGCATATACGGCGCCTTAAGAATTAGTAGCTTACCTATTTGTGCAAGAGCCCAAAGTTACTCGCCTGGGCCCGCATTGCGCTCTACACGTCCCAGCTTAGTGCTTACACCATTCCTGAAACAAGGCAACTCTGCGTAGCCTACTCATGAACATTATAGCACGATGCTTCCAGCGCAACTTGTTTAGTTTGGATACTTTGCGTTTGGAAAGCTAACATTCCAATCTAAGCAACCCTGAATTAATGCAAGTTTCAACACCTATAACCTCGTTTTGTGTAAATGCAACTTTTAGGGACTTACTCTCGAGTCACGGTTGAATGCttctaatatttttcaacGCTTAGGCTACCTCCAATGGAGACGTCACCTTGTATGTTAATAAGTTGTTTCTATTGGATGCTACCGAGTGTAGATTCCTTAAAACATTGGTGGATAGGCTGAGGTTATCGCAACATTTTTGTGATATAGGCTAGCCTAGTAGTAAAATTCGTTTAGTGACTCCCTCTTTTCTTCTATTTTATTGCAGGAGAAAAGCTAACCGTTACTAAACAAGCTCAGCTCGTTACaatatacagtcgactccgcttaattcggacactttggttccgctcacttttggccgaattaagcggagaaacggctttgtccgaattaagcggaaaatcaattgttcgtttcatggtcatgcataaaggcaaaaaacgcatttaaaatactgtagtgttgcgtaataaatgaattgcagctgcgctatactgcagtaactggcactgatcgcataaaacgttttcgtttactttagtgagcaatttcactttttgtgctaaacttttctgtacaattttgtcctacaagatggacgcaattgtaccgaagtaaaagcgactatgaagctggcacggcgttatatgagttcattgtcgattgttactgcatcgatcgtcattgtttcaccataatcactcataatgcaattgaatcttgtcttaaaacgaacgaagtgctgtttattgtgtcataacctaacgatggaattgcgaacctgtgtccgaattaagcggagaattgtccgaattaacaggagttttttacgttcaatttttacttttgttccgttcccgagcattttggccgaataaagcggttgtccgggttatccggtgtccgaattaagcggattcgactgtagtTCTAATTGCGGAAATAATTAGCTTCGTAGTGATTGACAGGAAATTTCACCTGGCAAtataaatctttaattttctttaaaaagaaTTCTCtggaaactttatcggctaagcttcttttttaatttgcacAAAAGTTAACGTTCGGATAAATCTAGGAGTAGAGCTCGGGTACGTTAGTGCACTTAAAATTAGTGAGGCTCGTGTTCGGCACATCTGAACTACATGTTTCGTGTTTCTACAGCAAAATTACCCCGATCAAGTTAACTTTAACAGAGACGTTATGATAATTTCTGGACAAGGTTCCTCCCATTTGGGAAAAGGTAAGTTTAAATGATAGCCTACTGCTTTAAAACAACAGTTAGGCATACTACAATCACAGTTAAACGATGAGTTCGTACGCCGTTGAAACGGTCGCCATATCTTCATGCAACGATCCGCCTATGTTACGCAATTTTTATGGTGGTATGGGATTGTTAGCTACTGTTTGTCGCGATAATCTTTATCCGGGGACTAAGGAAAGTCTTTTGCCAGACCTAAACCCGGCGATGaatcctcatcgctcgagccctgGTTACCAATTTGTTAGTAATGTAACTTACATTGTAAGTTACATTACCCAACTTCAGGAAACTTTTATAAGTTTTCTTACATTGTGTAAACGTAGTCATCAAAGCCATCTGTTCTACGGAATCCTATCAAACAGTTTCTTAAATAACATAAGGCGGGATAATAAAAAACTACACGATGGCTATGTATAAAAATTGTGGATATCGGTTGAGGCTATCACGATTGGGGCTAATGGTAACTTAGTTGGTACTGTTAGATTTACTAACAGTAACAACACGGATTTAGGTATTTAGCAACATGTactgaaataaaacacaagaaaACCTGCTGTGTAGATGGATCTTAATAAAAGAGCTTATTTGCTCAGCAAAAAGAAGAATGtacaaaagacaaaaaagatCCGATGCAATATACCGTAGCCTTATTTCTCTGTTGGTAGGTATAAGTACTCTGCCGCTATCTAGCGGCCAGTTTACAAACTCTGAAACATGTTCATTTAAATCAGGTCATTTCTGCGTTTACTGTAGTTGGCTATGTTTTCAGAATCGGTTTTGTTTGAAGAAAAAGCTGTGCCAGTTGATAATAGCTATCGCACGAGCAATTGTTTATGTTGTTCCCAGCCTAGGCTATATTAAAGGTTAGCTTAGCATGGA
Proteins encoded in this window:
- the LOC143446004 gene encoding dipeptidyl peptidase 9-like; translated protein: MASLQFDNQGSNLMDVKDTNSAANNTSTSITLNNQRSSWQDLRRSVRTSRKLHAQFANKIPHNFTFVPRSNGEGESISGNESRVLFLGVLQGQRENTLLYIDVPTMHSPEFLDKPVEWKSALTYFQASSHSEKYSKEEELLRERKRLSVHGITSYQVSTDNSRVLFPAAGSLFVVDLDQIGRFDGVEPTEILSQCKGSRMDPKMSPENPKVVAFIHENDIWVTHTESHMEKRLTYSHKACKNSIDDTFSSGIASYIVQEEFDRYTGYWWQPNNPPDKHRILYELVDESDVEVLHITNPLAQPGIDSYRYPKAGTPNAKVSLRLLDFSTTKDGQICDVVTWKLSESLHDMFPWMEYIVRIDWLPSGKGIWAQLLDRLQQKSIIVYIPLSQFDRVVPSNTPDDTISCRNGNDVEMSAVDDCGSSSTLHSSSISQNSVKILYEETSSVWINVHDTFYFFQNNPIDEVNFIWASEQTGHRHLYLINCYLKRANCSKRLSTGDLVAGESKYCLNTVTPLTSGDWEVLEQTDSLWVDESNQQMYFMALKDTPLESHLYQASYANPGSTVRLTHSCSSHNVAMSKNCQQFITVSSSINELYTVKVYNLSPRPIAVVNMMEPSISPEYVPPELFSFTNSSGDLIHGIYYKPRDIIPEKKYPTVLFVYGGPHVQLVSNSFKGLRYQRLYTLSSLGYVVIAIDGRGSTHRGLQFEGHLKHKMGQIEINDQVEGILSLAKKVDFIDLDRVAIHGWSYGGYLSLMGLAQRPDIFKVAVAGAPVVCWEHYDTGYTERYMGTPQSNPDGYFDGSVLNCLNKFPNEPNRLLIVHGLIDENVHFVHTAHLVNAFVKHCKPYQLQIYPGERHGIRSPDSNEHFEVVVISFLQQYL